A single Triticum dicoccoides isolate Atlit2015 ecotype Zavitan chromosome 2A, WEW_v2.0, whole genome shotgun sequence DNA region contains:
- the LOC119358247 gene encoding uncharacterized protein LOC119358247 — translation MVLGGCGNGGNGNANRSGSGNHDANPNDSQKSWKGIKDNNLYDPWNHACPYYGGFDCVYCSLKHKGGGATRVVEHLGGIVGNVRSCPNVPRNVRDAMRECRDESKRKKRDKQNSRLRIERNIMEGLYQKGGVINILDDEEEEIQMNIREALRDPNVSHRVERRIGRGGVGDVRVSVGKRSITAYFDKQLSSNKVSMQPKITSALDPNSRDALGLAWSKFFHANDIAGRKADCPYFRAAVKITQQLGPAPIPTAKEIDGKYLEANYDEATSFLQKFKQDWKNFGVTLMCDSWTGPTGMSLINFMVYCNTRMFFLNTMMRRMSMSKLRVRMTMKIMSMLIMRVRMMMG, via the exons ATGGTGCTCGGCGGCTGCGGCAACGGAG GTAATGGAAATGCAAATAGGAGTGGTAGTGGCAACCATGATGCAAATCCAAATGATTCCCAAAAATCTTGGAAAG GAATTAAAGATAATAACTTGTATGATCCTTGGAACCATGCATGTCCGTATTATGGGGGTTTTGATTGTGTGTACTGCAGCCTAAAGCACAAAGGTGGAGGTGCAACCcgtgttgtggagcaccttggtggtaTTGTAGGTAATGTGAGGAGCTGCCCCAATGTGCCAAGAAATGTGAGAGATGCAATGAGAGAGTGCCGGGATGAATCAAAGAGGAAGAAAAGAGACAAACAAAATAGCAGGCTGAGAATTGAAAGAAATATTATGGAAGGGTTGTATCAAAAAGGAGGGGTGATTAACATactagatgatgaagaagaagaaatacagatGAATATTAGAGAGGCCTTGCGTGACCCGAATGTCTCCCACAGAGTTGAAAGGAGGATTGGTAGGGGGGGCGTGGGTGATGTGCGGGTTTCTGTTGGCAAAAGGAGTATCACTGCCTATTTTGACAAACAATTATCCAGCAACAAAGTATCTATGCAGCCCAAGATCACTAGTGCTTTGGATCCTAATTCAAGAGATGCACTTGGCCTAGCTTGGTCCAAGTTTTTTCATGCCAATGATATTGCTGGACGTAAAGCTGATTGCCCATACTTCCGAGCTGCTGTGAAGATCACTCAACAATTAGGGCCTGCTCCTATACCAACCGCGAAGGAGATTGATGGGAAATATTTGGAGGCTAACTATGATGAAGCTACTTCCtttcttcaaaaatttaaacaAGATTGGAAAAACTTCGGTGTGACTCTTATGTGTGACTCTTGGACTGGTCCAACAGGAATGAGCCTCATAAACTTCATGGTATATTGTAATACACGAATGTTCTTCCTCAATACCATGATGAGGAGAATGAGTATGTCGAAACTAAGAGTGAGGATGACGATGAAGATAATGAGTATGTTGATAATGAGAGTGAGGATGATGATGGGGTGa